The sequence GCTTTACATTAGCCCTCCGGTACTAGGTGCAGTTATTGGCTATTTTACTAACGACATAGCCATTAAAATGCTATTTCGTCCCTACCGAGCTATATACATCGGTAAGCGGCAGATCCCGTTTACACCCGGTTTGATTCCCGCTAACCAAGAGCGACTGGCGAAGCGGATTTCTGACACCATCATGGGGTCGCTGCTGACACCAGAAGAGTTGCAAAACCTGGCGCGAAAGCTGCTGGAAACTGAGCGCGTTCAAGCCGGAATTCTCTGGCTGCTAAGGCTGGGGCTGGATCAACTTCAAGCCGATAAGGAACAGAGAACTGCCAAGGTTTTAGCTGGGATTCTCCAGGATTTGGTGGGTGAATCTTTACCGCGCCTGCTTAAGGTTTTAGCGCGTCGTGACGATTTTCTGGAAGTTCAGATCAACCAAATTTTTGACCAGGTTTTGTTGGAGTTCCAGCTAACCGAACAGCAAGCCAGTCAGTTAGCAGATTGGCTGGTACAAGTGGTGCTACCCCCGGATGTTTTGCGGATGGCTTTGATTGATTTTCTTACCGATCGCAATATTCAGGTGATTGATGAAGGTTTTCGGGAGAAAAGCAGCGGCACTTATTGGGTGGTGGCAAATCTATTCGGTTTGAAAAATACTCTAACTCGCCTGCGTACTTATTGCTTGGATGAGAAAGAGGAAAGTAATGCTCGTTTAAAGGAATTAATCCAATCTTTAGCGATTAAAGAACGGCTGAAGCAATGGCTGCAAAACCTATCTTTACAGAATTTGCCTGTTTCGACGGTGCGGCAGTTGCGTAAGACGATGCGGGAAAGTATTCGCTCTTATATTCAAAATCGCGGCGCTGAATTGCTTCAGGGATTTAGCGGTTCTATCAACTGGGAAGAAACTGCTTCTTTAGTCCTGAAACGCCTGCGAAATTCGGCTGTTGTGAATACTTCGTTGGAAGTCATCAGCAAGGAAATGGCTTTGATTTTGGAACGCTATCTGGAGCAAGATTTAGAAAAAATTGTGCAGCAAGTAATTCCAATTTTGAATATCGATCAGGTGATTATTGAGCGGGTGAGGGCAACTTCGCCCAAGGATTTAGAGGCGGCAATAGAGGGAATTGTTAAAAGCGAGTTGCAAGCGATCGTTAATTTAGGAGGAATTTTAGGTTTTGTGGTGGGGTCGATCCAGCTGGTGATATTGCTGTTGCAGCAGTAATCTAAATTCATCATTTTCTACTCACCACAACCGATTTTGGATTTTGGATTTTAGATTTTGGATTTTGCAGTAATCTAAATTCATCATTTTCTACTCACCACAACCTCTGAATCGGATAAGCATCAAAGGCCGAATCAGCACTCAGGATTGGTATCTGTTCAACCATAGCCTGTGCAGTTATTAGCCGATCGAATGGATCTCAATGATGTAAAGGCAGTGTAGCAACAGCAGAAATATGTTCTAAATTGATATTTAACAAATTCAGCTTCTCAAAACTGAGTTGTTGCTCTATGAATACATCAAAAGGCAAACCAAAACTCAACTTACCCTGAGAATGCTTAATCGCCATTTCCCAAATACTAGCTATACTGAGCAGTTTCTCGTTATCCTCATCCTCAATTAGCGATCGTACTACGGTGCTGAGTTTTGGATTGCCCACAAAAAACCAAATAAAACTATGAGTGTCTAGTAGCAGCCTCATCACATATAATCCTTGAAATCTGCTATTGGCTCATCAAAATCATCAGATATTGTAATCAAATCTTTAGCACTACCAAACTGTAGTCGTTTCTTATCGGGCGACACTGGTATCAATTTTACCACAGGTCGCTCGTCTTTCGTAATCACAATTTCTTCGCCTTGAATCGCCGCTTCGATTAAGGAAGGCATATCTTTTAATGCCTCAGCCAAATTTATTTGCTGCATGGCTGTCACCTCTTTGTTAATCATTCATTCTAACATCAAAATCTGTCTCTCGATCCAACTTACGATCGGCATCAAACCCAGAAAATCTCCTACAGCATCCTCATTGCAGATAGTCCTCGAAATCTGCGATCGGCTCGTCAAAATCATCGGATATTGTCACCATCCCTTTAGCACTTCCTGCTTTACGACTCTGTTCAAATGGCGACAATGGAACTAATTTAACTACAGGTTTATTGTCTTTCGCAATCAAAATCTCTTCGCCTTTAATCGCCCCTTCAATTAAGGATTGCCAATCTTTAGATGCCTCAGTTAAACTTATTTCCAGCATGATTTATACATATTAACAACTAATTTCTGATTTGAGATTTAAAATCGTCAATTCCAAATATATTTGGAATTATAAAATTTTAAATTTGCCATCAAATATCCGTATCTTCCTTATATAATTCCTGCAAGTCCTGATGCTGAGTTTTCCGAGAAGTCCGGCGATATTTTTTAGCTTCTAATCTGGGTTCATATTTACTCTGCCCTTTGCCTTTACTTTTCAACTTCATGCTTGCATCGGCATCGGATTGTTCATTGAATTGCTCTTGATAAGAAATCGCTTCTTCTAACAAATCCAAATAATACTGATATCTTTCCCAATCTCCCCGCACGATACAATTGGGCTCATCCCGATGCGAGCAATCGCTAAACTGACAGCGAAGAGCTTCTAAGCGCTGTTGTATCTCTGGGAAATAAAGTGCTAACTCCTCCCCCCCACAATCCAAATCCGGCTGGTTGAAGCCTGGGGTATCGGCTAGCAAACCACCACTGGGTAATTCAAACAGTTCGACGTGCCGGGTGGTGTGACGCCCTCGGCTGAGTTTGCCGGAAACTTCTGCGACGCGCAAATTGACATTTGGAATGAAATAGTTTATAATACTAGACTTGCCAACACCAGAAAGCCCAGCCAGAACGCTAATTTTATTATTTAGCCTATCTCTCAATTCTTCTAATCCAATGCTACCCAGGACGCTGATAAATACGGGTTGGTAGCCCCAGGAAGTGAAGCGATCGCGCCATTCGGAAAGTTCCGCACCTGTCACCAAATCGCTTTTATTTAGGCATAAGCAGATATCTAAGTCTGTAGACTCTGCTTTAATCAGAAAGCGAGTCAGTTGGTATGGGTCTAAAGGAGGGTCTGCGAGGGCGAAAACCAGTAAAATTTGATTGGCATTGGCGATCGGCGGACGGTCTAGTTCGGTTTCGCGGGGTAGAACTTCTGCGATCGCACCTCTGCCTCCGGCCCAGTCCGGTTCTTCGATCGCAACGCGATCGCCCACCATCACTCCTACCCCGATTTTTTTCAGGCGCATCCGGCGGGTACAGAGCAATTCCAATGGTTTATCTACGTCAAGACACTTAATTTGATTAGTTTCTTGCGTATCTAATCGCACCCGATAGAAATTTGCCTGTACAGCCAGTACAGTTCCTAGCAACGGTGAAGTCGATTCTCTGGCATTCTGTTCTGCTCTTGCTGAACTCATGCTTAATCTAGAGGTCGCCGTACTAAAATGGCAAAAAAGCCATTTCGGTCTTCAACTTGTTCTAGCTGATAACCTTCCATCACTAAGCTATCCGGGACTTGCTCGATCGGCTCGCCCGGATCTAACCATACTTCCAACAAAGAGCCTTGAGACATTTGCTCCAGGCGGAGTTTGGTACGTACAAAATTAATAGGGCAAGGAGTGCCGCGCAGATCGAGCTGCGCGTCGGGAGTTAATAGGGCAGGATTACTCATCTTTCTTCCTCCTGGTCGACTCCCACCAAAACTGTACTCAGTTTGGCGGTGAGACGCGGGGTGCTACAACAGGGGGAACCCCCGCAACGCAACCGAAAAGGAAAAGGAGGGCAGGGTAAAAGTTGCATAACTATTTTTTTGGGTTGCGCAGGAAACCGTTGCGCCTCAAAAGTGGTTAAACTCCTTGGCATACCTGCTGGCATCACAGGATAGAAGCTACCGACATTGTTCTCTTATTGACCCGCCTCGGTGGGGCGTTTAGTTGGTGGGGATTGCTCCCCCTCGGATTTCTCCGGTAAAGTTAGCTTAGACAATCTTAGCGATCGGTACGCTTCTCAAAAGCACTGCCTCCCAAATGGCTGTTTAACTTAAGAGTTTTAGAGCTACAGACTAGCTACGCATCTGTAGGTAAGAACTTAAACACTTACCACTAACGTAGGTATTTCTACCTGAGTCTGGTAAACTAGGGCTTTTTAAAGCCTCCGCTATAATCGGTACTCCGAAACACGCGGTGGGTTGTTTACTTGTTGAATATATTTCCAAAAAATCCTTCTATACCGCCTTTACCAATGCGATCGCCCCTAATTTTAGCCAATTTTTCCAAAAGTTCCCGCTCCTCAGTCGTAATGCGATTGGGAATTTCAATGCTGATCGTAATCATATGATCGCCCCGACTCACCGGATTCCCCAGCTTGGGTACGCCCCGATTTTCCAACTTCAGAACTGTATTTGGCTGAGTTCCGGGAGGAATTATTAATTCCTCTGGCCCATCGACCGTATTTACCTCAATTCTACAGCCCAAAATTGCCTGCAAGTAGCTGATCTGGATTTGAGACAGAATATTGATCCCATCTCGCTGGAACTCTGCATCTTCATTAACAAACAAGTACACATACAGATCCCCAGACGGGCCACTCCGCTGACCGGCATCGCCTTCATTAGCTACTCTCAGGCGGGTGCCATCATCAACCCCCGCTGGAATAGTAATTTTAAGCTTCTTGGTGACCTGCTTTTGACCCTTGCCGTCACAGGATTCGCACTTATCTTCAATCATCTGTCCGGTGCCATTACAGTTCGGACAGACTGAAACCTGCGTAAAGCTACCAAAGGGAGTCCTCGTCACGCGACGGACTTGACCCGAACCGCTACAAGTTGAGCAGGTTCGAGGTCTAGTACCCGGTTTAGCGCCCGTTCCGCTGCATACTTCGCAGGTTTCCAGATGGCTGATGCGGATTTCCTTCTCGCCGCCAAAGACAGCTTCGCGGAATTCCAGCTTCAGATCGAGCCGCAGATCGTCCCCACGGGTGGGGCTTCCGGGCCTGCGCCCAGTCCGAGTGCCCTGTCCGCCAGCAAAACCGCTGAAGAAGCTTTCAAAAATGTCGGCGAAGCCACTCATATCGCCGAAGTCTTGATAGCCAGCAGCGCCAGCACTTGTTACGCCTGCTTCGCCAAAGCGATCGTAGCGTGTACGCATTTCAGGCTCTGAAAGCACTTCGTAGGCACGGTTAATTTCTTTAAAGCGCTCTTCAGCCCCTGGTTCTTTATTCACATCAGGGTGGTACTTCCGAGCTAGGCGACGGTAAGCTCGCTTGATTTCTTCTTTATCGGAGTTGCGAGAAACACCGAGAATTTCATAGTAGTCGGCCATAAAGAGCGCTTTGCAGAAGAATTTTAAATTAACAGAGATCTTGAGCCCAATTATTCAACGGCCTCGTAATCCGCACTGACCGTATTCTCGTCTTCAAAATTAAAATCGAAATCTTCGTCTCCTTCAGACCTAGTTTCTAGATCGTCCCTAGACTCTGGTGTTGAGGCCCGATAAGATTCGTCATACTCATCTTGATGCTGGTTAGCTTGCTTGTACACTTCCGCACCAATGACAAACAGCATTTGTTGGAAATCATCAATCTGTTGCCTCATCTCGTCTAGGCCGATCGTGGGGTCTGCTACTGCGGCTCGCAGTTCTACCGCCTTTTGTCGAGCCTGCGTTTTTAGTTCCTCACTGATAAATTGACTGTTTTCTTTGAGCGTCGTGTCATAACTATAAAATAGGCTATCTGCCTGATTTTTGACTTCGACGACTTGCTTGCGCTTGCGGTCTTCCTCTGCGTACACTTCAGCGTCCAGCCGCATCCGTTCCACTTCACCGGCGCTCAAGCCACCAGTATTGGTAATCCTGATGCTCTGCTCTCGACCCGTGCCTTTATCTTGAGCCGCAACTTTGAGAATACCATTGACATCTATCTCAAAAGTTACCTCAATTTGCGGCACGCCGCGAGGCGCTGGAGGAACGCCAGCGAGCAGGAATTTGCCAAGACTTTTGTTATCGCGAGCCATTGCCCGCTCACCTTGCAGGACGTGGATTTCTACCGATGTTTGTCCGTCTGTGGCCGTTGAAAACACTTGAGACTTGCTGGTAGGAATAGTCGTGTTGCGCTCGATAATTTTCGTGAATACCTCTCCCAAGGTTTCAATCCCCAGTGACAGCGGCGTCACATCCAGTAGCAGCAAGTCCTTAACTTCACCACCAAGTACGCCAGCTTGAATTGCCGCTCCCAGGGCCACAGCTTCATCGGGATTGACTGAGCGATCGGGCGTTTTCCCCCCAAAGAACTGACGCAGCGCATCTTGTACTGCTGGTGTCCGGGTAGAACCGCCCACCAGAATAATCCTGTCGATGTCATCCGGCGTCATATTGCAGTCTTTCAGAGCCTGCTTCATCGGTTCGATGGTACTTTCTACCAGATGACCTACCAGTTCTTCAAATTTTGCCCTGGAGAGCGACATTTCCAGATGCTTTGGCCCTGTCTCATCTGCTGTAATAAACGGCAAGTTAATTGAGGTGTTGGTCGTGCTGGAGAGTTCTATTTTGGCTTTTTCTGCGGCTTCCCGCAGGCGCTGGAGGGCCATTTTATCCGGTGATAGATCGATGCCCTCTGTTTTTTTAAAGTTCTCGATCATCCAGCGCACTAGGCAATTGTCAAAGTCATCGCCACCCAAGTGGTTGTTGCCAGAAGTAGCCCTGACTTCAAAAACGCCGTCACCCAGCTGCAAAATGGAAACGTCGAAAGTGCCGCCGCCAAGGTCAAACACCAGTACCCGGTTGTCTTCGTGCTGTTTGTCCAAGCCGTAGGAAAGAGCTGCTGCTGTGGGTTCGTTGATGATTCGCAGCACTTCCAGTCCTGCGATCGTACCGGCATCTTTGGTAGCCTGCCTTTGGGCATCTGTGAAGTAGGCAGGCACCGTAATCACGGCTTGATCGACGGGTTCCCCCAAGAAGTTTTCCGCATCCTGCTTGAGTTTTTGCAGGATCATGGCTGAGATTTCTTGAGGGGTATAATTTTTCCCCCGAACTTTGACATCGACGGTATCGTCTTTGCCTCTGACGCCGGTGTAGGGAACTTGCGATCGCTCCATTTCCGTGTCCTCCCAGCGTCGGCCTATAAAGCGTTTGATGCTGTAAATTGTATTTTCAGCATTCATTACTGCTTGCCGCTTCGCCAGCTGACCGACCAAGCGTTCGTCCGCTTTGCCAAATCCCACTATGCTGGGCGTCGTTCGCCCTCCTTCCGAGTTGGGGATCACCACGGGTTGCCCGCCTTCTAGAAAGGCGACACAACTATTCGTGGTGCCCAGGTCGATGCCAATGACTTTTCCCATAGATCGCGGCAGTGTGGTGGATGCTTTTGTTGATGGTTTTTGAATTTTGGATTTTCTCTAAAATCTCAAATCGTCAGTACCAATCAACTTTCCGATGAGGTCGGCTGACTTTCCTCTGAGGTTACCACGGGTTCAGGAGCAGCAGCAACTTTAACCATAGCGTGACGCAGGACTCGCTCTCCCAGGTAATAACCGGGCATCAACTCCTCAGTCACGGTTCCTTCTGGATATTCATCTGTTTGTTCTGTTCCCACAGCTTCGTGAAGGTTGGGGTCAAACTCTTTCCCCTTCGGACGCATCGGAGATACCCCAAGGCGTTTCAGGCTGCTTACCAATAGTTTGTAAACGCTCTGATAGCTCTTGTGAATGTTTTTCTCCTGTTCGGTTTGAGTCTTAATCTGCGACTGCGCCCGTTCAAAATTATCGACCACTGCCAGTAATTCAGTAATTGTGGCGCATTTTATCTGCAGTTCCAACTCTTCCTTTTCTTTCTGCGTCCGCTTGCGGAAGTTTTCAAAGTCAGCCGCAATCCGCATATATTGGTTTGTGCGATCGTCCAGCTGAGCTTTCTGTGTTTCAACTTCCTGCTCCAGCGCCGCTATTTCAGCTTCCATTTCCTCCCGAACAGAAGTATCCGCCTCCGCTTCTACATCTGCTTGGGAATTTTCGTCAACACCGGCTTCCTCAGAAAAGAAACCGGATTCTGCCTGGAAGTCCATCTCGGCTGTATCCCTGGCGATTTCCTCAGGAGCGTCCTGAGTTAGGTTTTCAGTTTTACCTGTCTGCTTAACTTCGTCAATCATCTTATATTTATCCCGGTTAAGAGACTGCTAGCGAGAGCGACCCAGTTTGTGTAATTTTTGCGCTAGCTCCCCCTTTTACTTTACTTTATCTGTGTGAGGCGCTGGATAGCCTGTACAAATATTTGTTTGCCCAATTCGGCACCGCTTTTTAACCGCTGACCGATAGTTAAGATAGCTTGCGCCATCCTCCTAAAGGGAGCGTAAGCCTATGGATTCCTTGATTCCCTAAGCTTAAATTTTACGCTAAATAGCCTTGAAAGTGATGGTCATCTCATATTTTTGCTAGATTCTCCCCGCCTGCAATTGGGCCCAAGCCAGTGCAGCCAGAGCGGTAACGTTCAGAAACGTTACCGCTCTGGCTAAAATCGTAGTAGCAACTTAGTAGTTATCAGAGCGATACAATGCCACGCAAAAACGGTGTTTGGATTAACTTTCAAGCAACTGGGGAAGAGAAGCAAAGACTTCGATACTACTGCCAGCAAACCCAACGCTCTCAAAGCGACGTTCTGCGAGAATTCATCCGTTCTCTTCCACAAACCGAAATCCAGCCCAGAAAATAAACCAGAAGATTGGCAGAGTTCACCAACAAATTAACGACGCAATCGCTTGCGGTGTGGTGAGGGTGGATGCCAATTCTGTAAAAGCTATCATCAGAAAATTGGGTTGGAAACCCCGTGCTTCTAGCACGGCTTTGCATTTTGTGGGGTAAGATTACAATTAAGTTAGCCACAAAGACCTTAAAGGTGGGTGAGACACCCAGTGGTGGGACATCTAGTTAAAAGACGACAGTCCGAAATGGTCTGTTTGGTGCAATGCACTCTAGACTCAGCCCTCACGAGCAAGGACTTTAAGCGAGTGAAGCAAGCATATTAAAAGTAGCCTCAATGCCAGAAATGGCGGAGAGAGTAGCCGCGATTGGCACCGCGCATTGCATGACACTGGAATTCGAGTAACTACGATTCTGGAAGTTGTGGTACGAGCAATGTCCAACAATGGATATCTCCTTTTAAAGAATCCTCGTCGCGTCTTCGCGAGGAGTGTCAACTAGAATACAAAGTAAAAAATTTCTCGGATTCCGCAGAGCGGGCGGGTTGCCCGCTCGAATTTTTGTAGAGCCTGCTGCCCAGGACGGGTACTAAACAAAAAAAGTCTGCTCACCCCCATTCAGCGCCAGATATTTTTATCTGTGCAATTTTGCCAAAGATTTTTGGGAATACTTTATAAGGAGAGCTTCACCGATCGGATATGACTAACTCCTCATCATCCCCGCGACGCAGCACCAGCCTGATTGCCCTAAATTTCTCACCCTTCGGCAACAAGCTAATTCAGTCTGGCTATATTAATCCAGACGATATGAAAAAGGCGATGATTGAAAGTCGCCAGTCAGGCAGACCGCTGACAGAAGTACTAGAGTCGATCACAGGACGACAGCTGCCAGCAGATTTACTGCGCCAGTACAAAAAACAACAGCTATTTGAACTAAAAATCCTTTTCGGCGTTGAATGCCTCGATCCGGAAATTACTCAAGTTCAGGCCAATCATCTCGGCGAACTGATTGACACCCTGATTCCCATTGATATCTGTCGTCGCTATCGTTTAGTACCCCTATCCAAGCACGAAACGACTCCGCCTAGTGTTTTGGTGGCGATGGTCAATCCCGACGACCTAGAAGCACTCGACGATCTTAACCGTATCCTGCGGCCTCAAGGTCTTGGGTTACAGCGTATGGTGATTACGCGCGAAGACTACGAGCAGCTAATCACTCAGTACTTGGACGAACAGGCTCAAAAGCTAGCCAAACGTGCTGCTGAAGACCGCGACAAAAAACTCAATCTCGACGATGGGGAATTCGAGAACGCCGATATTGATGATGCGCCTCTAGATGAGGATATGGACTTGGATGCGGCTTTGGGGGAAGCCGAGTCAGCTCCGGTTGTCAAAACGGTCAACAAAATCTTGGCAAAAGCTTTGACCGAGGGGGTTTCGGACATCCATGTGGAACCTCAAGAAGAATTTCTGCGGATTCGGATGCGTAAAGATGGGGTTCTGCAAGAACCTTTTCCACCCCTGCCTAAAAAAGTCATCCCAGCGATTACCTCTCGTTTCAAAATTATTGCCAATATGGACGTGGCGGAACGCCGTCAAGCTCAAGATGGTCGGATTCGCCGGGTCTTTCAGGGACGCACGGTGGACTTCCGGGTCAACTGTCTGCCTTCCCGCTATGGCGAGAAGATCGTATTGCGGATTTTGGATAACTCGTCCACCCAGCTGGGTTTGGATAAATTAATTAGCGATCCAGATGCGCTAGCAATGGTTAGAGAAATGGCTAGCCGTCCGTTCGGACTGATTTTGGTGACAGGGCCAACGGGTTCTGGTAAGTCAACCACCTTGTACTCAATTTTGGCAGAACGCAACGATCCTGGGGTGAATATCAGTACGGCTGAAGACCCTATTGAGTACGCATTGGGCGGCATTACTCAGTGTCAGGTGATTCGGGAAAAAGGTCTGGACTTTTCCAATCTGCTGCGGGCGTTCTTGCGGCAAGATCCGGATGTGATTCTGGTGGGTGAAACGCGAGATAAAGAAACGGCAAAAACGGCGATTGAAGCGGCGTTAACGGGTCACTTGGTGTTGACCACGCTGCACACCAACGACGCTGCTGGTGCGATCGCGCGGTTAGATGAAATGGGCGTTGAACCCTTCATGGTGTCCGGTGCCTTGCTAGGTGTCTGCGCTCAACGCTTGATGCGGCGCGTTTGTTCGGAATGCCGCATTAACTACACCCCAACCCCGGAAGAACTCGCCAAATTTGGTCTGTCCGCTGCCCGCGAACTGGAAGTCAGTTTCTACAAAGCCAATACTTTAACAGCAGACCAAAGAAAGGCCGCAATTGAAGCTGACACGATATGTCCTAAATGCAATGGGGGGGGCTACAAAGGCCGTTGCGGTGTTTATGAAGTTCTGAAGGTAACAGAACGACTGCAAAACTTAATCAGCCAAGGCGCTCCCACCGAGCGGATTAAAGAAGCAGCGGTGGAAGAAGGGATGGTGACATTGCTAGCTTATAGCTTAAACCTCGTGCGCCTGGGTGCTACCACCTTTGAAGAAGTTGAGCGGGTAACTTTTACCGACAAGGGTCTAGAAGCAGAATTGAAAGCAAAACGCAAGAGTTCTCTGACTTGTCGCGTTTGCAGTGCCGAAGCGCAACCAGAATGGCTGGAGTGTCCCTACTGTCTGACACCCCGCTTTGTTGATGAGTAATAGTCACGCTTGTCATTTGTGGAGAATCTGTGGCGAATGACTAATGACCGATGACCGCTAACAACTAACACACTGACAAATACGTTAAAGGAGACAGCTCGATGGATATGATGATTGAAGACGTAATGGAGTCCCTGATCGAGCAAGGCGGCTCAGATATGCACATCCAAGCAGGATCGCCTATCTTTTTCCGGATCAGTGGGAAACTCACACCTCAGACCCAATTCGGCGAAGTTCTGAATTCGGACGACTGTCAGCGACTGATATTCAGTATGTTGAATAACGGTCAGCGCAAAGACTTGGAGCAAAACTGGGAGTTAGACTGTGCCTATGGAGTTAAGGGATTAGCTCGTTTCCGCGTCAACGTTTACCGCGAACGCGGTTGCTGGGCTTCTTGCTTGCGAGCGTTGTCTTCTAAAATTCCCGATGCCGATAAGCTGGGAACGCCAATGATACTGCGGGAACTGACAGAACGGCCTAGGGGAATGTTGTTAGTGACGGGTCAAACTGGTTCTGGAAAAACCACCACAATGGCGGCTCTGATCGATTTGATCAACCGGACGCGGGGCGAACACATTCTCACAGTGGAAGATCCGATCGAATATGTTTTCCCTAATATCAAAAGCCTGATTCACCAACGGCAAAAAGGCGAAGACACCAAGAGCTTTGCCAACGCCCTCAAAGGGGCACTGCGTCAAGACCCTGACGTTATCCTGGTAGGGGAAATGCGCGACCTGGAGACGATCGGACTGGCAATTTCAGCAGCAGAAACAGGCCACATGGTTTTTGGTACGCTGCACACCAACTCAGCGTCGGCGACAATAGACCGGATGCTAGACGTATTCCCCCCGATTCAACAACCCCAAGTTCGATCGCAGCTGTCTAACTCTTTGGTAGCAGTTTGCTCTCAAAACTTGGTGCCCAAAATTGGCGGCGGTCGGGTTTGCGTTCAGGAAATTATGGTGGTGACTGCAGGTATTTCTAACCTGATCCGAGAAGGAAAAACTTCTCAAATTTACTCGGCTATCCAAACAGGCGGTAAATTGGGTATGCTGACAATGGAAATGGCACTTGCGGCGGCATATAAAGAGGGCAAGATTTCTTACGATTCAGCCATGTCAAAATCTTCTAAACCTGATGAATTGCAACGCCTGATTGGACCGGCAGCAATTGGAGGCCCGGGGCAAAAAGTAGCAGCGCACTAGGCAACACAATGCAGGCAGTAAAAAAAAATGCCTGCATTCTTTCTAGCCTAATTACTATAAAACCTCCTCTACGACAATCGTTCTTGCCTGCACTCTTAGGACTTACGCTTTTCTCCCCCCTAGCCCCCCAAATCTGGGGGGAATGAGGAGGGAGGCCCCCAGATTTGGGGGCAAGGGGCAAGGGGCAAAGGGGGGCAAAACTTGGTTAGTTAGTAAGTCCTGACTCTATCACTCAGTTACAACGACTAATACCAACCAGCACGGTTATAAATCGTAATTCTTAGGATTTATGGTTAGTGGTTCATATCAATGAACCACTAACCACAAACAACAAACAAAATTACGCAACACGGCTGCAACTTGGTATAAAAAAACAGCTTTTAATCTTTGGTATGAATTATGCCTACTTACGTTGCCACAGTTCGGGATTCTAAAAAAACTGAGAAGGTCGAAGCAAACTCCTTGGCTGAAGCTAGGGAGAAGCTGATGAAGAAAGGTCTTGCATTTCAAGACCTTAAGGAATCTAAAGGCTTTGAAATGCCTGATTTTGCGAGTATGTTTGCCAAGATCACGGTCAAGGAA comes from Argonema galeatum A003/A1 and encodes:
- a CDS encoding type IV pilus twitching motility protein PilT — translated: MDMMIEDVMESLIEQGGSDMHIQAGSPIFFRISGKLTPQTQFGEVLNSDDCQRLIFSMLNNGQRKDLEQNWELDCAYGVKGLARFRVNVYRERGCWASCLRALSSKIPDADKLGTPMILRELTERPRGMLLVTGQTGSGKTTTMAALIDLINRTRGEHILTVEDPIEYVFPNIKSLIHQRQKGEDTKSFANALKGALRQDPDVILVGEMRDLETIGLAISAAETGHMVFGTLHTNSASATIDRMLDVFPPIQQPQVRSQLSNSLVAVCSQNLVPKIGGGRVCVQEIMVVTAGISNLIREGKTSQIYSAIQTGGKLGMLTMEMALAAAYKEGKISYDSAMSKSSKPDELQRLIGPAAIGGPGQKVAAH
- the grpE gene encoding nucleotide exchange factor GrpE; its protein translation is MIDEVKQTGKTENLTQDAPEEIARDTAEMDFQAESGFFSEEAGVDENSQADVEAEADTSVREEMEAEIAALEQEVETQKAQLDDRTNQYMRIAADFENFRKRTQKEKEELELQIKCATITELLAVVDNFERAQSQIKTQTEQEKNIHKSYQSVYKLLVSSLKRLGVSPMRPKGKEFDPNLHEAVGTEQTDEYPEGTVTEELMPGYYLGERVLRHAMVKVAAAPEPVVTSEESQPTSSES
- a CDS encoding GspE/PulE family protein, with product MTNSSSSPRRSTSLIALNFSPFGNKLIQSGYINPDDMKKAMIESRQSGRPLTEVLESITGRQLPADLLRQYKKQQLFELKILFGVECLDPEITQVQANHLGELIDTLIPIDICRRYRLVPLSKHETTPPSVLVAMVNPDDLEALDDLNRILRPQGLGLQRMVITREDYEQLITQYLDEQAQKLAKRAAEDRDKKLNLDDGEFENADIDDAPLDEDMDLDAALGEAESAPVVKTVNKILAKALTEGVSDIHVEPQEEFLRIRMRKDGVLQEPFPPLPKKVIPAITSRFKIIANMDVAERRQAQDGRIRRVFQGRTVDFRVNCLPSRYGEKIVLRILDNSSTQLGLDKLISDPDALAMVREMASRPFGLILVTGPTGSGKSTTLYSILAERNDPGVNISTAEDPIEYALGGITQCQVIREKGLDFSNLLRAFLRQDPDVILVGETRDKETAKTAIEAALTGHLVLTTLHTNDAAGAIARLDEMGVEPFMVSGALLGVCAQRLMRRVCSECRINYTPTPEELAKFGLSAARELEVSFYKANTLTADQRKAAIEADTICPKCNGGGYKGRCGVYEVLKVTERLQNLISQGAPTERIKEAAVEEGMVTLLAYSLNLVRLGATTFEEVERVTFTDKGLEAELKAKRKSSLTCRVCSAEAQPEWLECPYCLTPRFVDE